A genomic stretch from Scheffersomyces stipitis CBS 6054 chromosome 6, complete sequence includes:
- a CDS encoding bZIP protein that binds to CRE motifs, interacts with Mig1p (go_component nucleus~go_function DNA binding~go_process regulation of transcription, DNA-dependent) translates to MTNEQQKTTFDLEPNPFERSFASKDSSVSNASSVSEHHNRDSENSSATSSTKSSNKHNLHIPNLSTLNGANNNINNNININSNNNSINNSSNSTSNKLPGITPPLFTPGGRRLHPLGLSPPVPGSNGAAVTANGTALSNPGTPGSNLWNSLLSATNNHNNNGSNVNTANVATNGANANVIAAGNGPNSQANFNQFVNTLRKTGLTPNESNLRSGLTPGILSHQFSFGAQVPGLTTPSALLNSPMTPGLSSLLGLTSNNSANNVATINSLQPTHQQTYDTLPSIPQEPSESLPTSEPLRQPMAAPVVKQEIKKQETSKRSQSKKRKADTADSSKGKRQKADSAAAKKAAATRANSESDSDKESSPPRNSNNPKSEDEKRKSFLERNRVAASKCRLRKKQLVQKMEDELAFYSTGYRELSAEVNQLRDSLITLKSIIENHKGCALLAQNVGGFDQIERIIQQANYIAEMSNNSSNDVTSIPSTIPTTLHSTNSVSAIPARGNDSQFQAMSNTLVTKTIGTPNSNDVQANSSTNTTTVVTPELAGAYSHATINHAHGMSDMPQSNPDGPVAMNGGNGELRAINSMSNLSALNTGAQAQMQQLPHPQQALQNYSLRPVSSMVELQQAMHAHGNLGSELNV, encoded by the exons ATGACAAACGAA CAACAGAAGACTACTTTTGATTTAGAGCCCAATCCTTTTGAACGCTCGTTCGCCTCCAAGGACTCGCTGGTACTGAACGCTTCACTGGTTCTGGAACATCATAACAGAGACTCCGAGAACTCATCAGCCACTTCGTCTACCAAGTCCTCTAACAAACACAACCTCCACATCCCCAATCTTTCCACACTCAACGGtgccaacaacaacattaataacaacatcaacatcaacagcaacaataatagtATCAATAATAGTAGTAATAGTACCAGTAACAAACTTCCGGGAATCACTCCTCCCCTTTTTACACCCggtggaagaagattacATCCTTTGGGACTTTCTCCTCCTGTCCCCGGATCTAATGGTGCTGCTGTCACAGCTAACGGAACGGCCTTGCTGAATCCTGGCACTCCAGGTTCTAACTTATGGAACAGTTTGTTGAGTGCTACCAACAACCACAATAATAATGGTTCCAACGTCAATACTGCCAATGTTGCTACTAACGGTGCCAATGCCAATGTGATAGCTGCAGGCAATGGTCCCAATTCTCAAGCCAATTTCAACCAGTTTGTGAATACTCTCAGAAAGACTGGATTGACTCCTAACGAGTCGAATTTGCGTTCTGGCTTGACGCCTGGAATTCTCTCCCATCAGTTTTCATTTGGAGCACAGGTTCCGGGCTTGACTACTCCTAGCGCCTTGCTTAATAGTCCTATGACTCCTGGTTTGTCTTCCTTGTTGGGCTTGACGTCTAACAATTCTGCCAATAACGTCGCTACCATTAACTCGTTACAGCCAACACATCAACAGACATACGATACCCTTCCCCTGATCCCGCAAGAACCTTCTGAAAGTTTGCCTACTTCAGAACCCCTTAGACAGCCAATGGCTGCTCCAGTTGTGAAACAGGAAATtaagaaacaagaaacgAGTAAACGTAGTCaaagcaagaagagaaaggcAGATACCGCAGATTCTAGTAAGGGAAAGAGGCAAAAGGCAGATTCCGCTGCAGCTAAGAAGGCTGCCGCCACCAGAGCCAACCTGGAATCCGATTCGGACAAAGAGTCCTCTCCACCTAGAAACTCGAACAATCCCAAATCTGAAGacgagaaaagaaagagctTTCTCGAGAGAAACAGAGTGGCTGCGTCTAAGTGTAGATTACGTAAAAAGCAATTggttcagaagatggaggACGAATTGGCGTTTTATTCTACAGGCTACAGAGAGTTGTCTGCTGAAGTCAACCAATTGCGCGATCTGTTGATTACACTCAAAAGTATTATAGAAAATCACAAGGGCTGCGCTTTGTTGGCACAGAATGTCGGAGGTTTTGATCAGATAGAGAGAATAATACAACAAGCCAACTACATCGCTGAGATGAGTAACAACAGTCTGAACGATGTTACCTCTATCCCACTGACtattccaacaactcttcaCAGCACAAATTCCGTCAGTGCCATTCCTGCTCGTGGAAATGATTCTCAGTTTCAGGCGATGTCCAACACCTTAGTTACTAAGACCATCGGCACTCCTAACAGCAACGATGTTCAAGCCAACTCTAGCACGAATACCACTACTGTGGTGACACCTGAATTGGCAGGAGCTTATTCTCATGCCACTATCAACCATGCTCACGGCATGTCAGACATGCCACAATCTAATCCTGATGGTCCTGTTGCTATGAATGGAGGCAATGGTGAGTTGAGGGCCATAAACAGCATGTCAAACTTATCCGCTTTGAACACAGGTGCTCAAGCTCAAATGCAGCAACTTCCACATCCTCAACAGGCCTTGCAGAACTATAGTCTCCGTCCTGTTAGCAGCATGGTTGAGTTACAACAAGCCATGCATGCACATGGCAATCTTGGAAGCGAGTTGAACGTATAG
- the MNS1 gene encoding mannosyl- oligosaccharide 1,2-alpha-mannosidase (Endoplasmic reticulum mannosyl-oligosaccharide 1,2-alpha-mannosidase (ER alpha-1,2-mannosidase) (Man(9)-alpha-mannosidase)~go_component membrane~go_function mannosyl-oligosaccharide 1,2-alpha-mannosidase activity; calcium ion binding~go_process N-linked glycosylation), translated as MSSFSFSADKLSLGNRWKAKSSSSSLPMYYKDKPNLKSPRPSKIIMLVKGFIGSLVLYYIYSLTFGSSGLFGLTYSSGSKWTRAQQEVRSAMLDSWHTYEKFGWGYDIYHPVRQKGENMGPKPLGWMIVDSLDTLILMDAEDEVARAKKWIKEDLDYRFDYNVNTFETTIRMLGGLLSAFHFTNDDSLLDKAVDLANALDGAFASKTGIPFSSVNLESGEGIPNHVDNGASSTAEVATLQLEFKYLAKLTGEVLYWNRVEKVMQVLEANQPADGLVPIYVNPQTGNYQGKLIRLGSRGDSYYEYLLKQYLQTNLQEPIYEGMYRESVRGVRKHLVRRSKPSDLAFIGELENGIGKHLSPKMDHLVCFYGGLLALGATNGLTYSEAKKLPDWTDEKEEEFQLGADLTYTCYRMYADTQTGLSPEIAVFNEDKTQNSDFHIKPADRHNLQRPETVESLFVLYRLTGDEKYRQYGYEIFNSFMKHTKIENENGDISFTSLKDVTSIPSPTKDNTESFWWAETLKYLYLLFDDTNKVPLDKYVFNTEAHPFPRFDLNSNLKTGWIRKIDGSKEPELQQPMVKIDKNKLPEAQPVDKPAAEEAKEILKKNPEAAKEENVEANKKKLDELIKDDIGAAAVRE; from the coding sequence ATGTCTTCGTTCTCATTTAGCGCAGACAAACTCTCTCTAGGCAACCGTTGGAAAGCCAAATCCTCTTCATCGTCGTTGCCAATGTACTACAAGGATAAACCCAACTTGAAATCTCCTCGTCCGTCCAAGATCATCATGCTAGTCAAGGGATTCATAGGCTCCTTGGTGCTATACTACATCTATCTGTTGACCTTCGGCTCTAGTGGCTTATTTGGACTTACATATTCCAGCGGCTCCAAATGGACTCGTGCCCAACAGGAAGTTAGACTGGCCATGTTGGACTCATGGCACACCTATGAAAAGTTCGGCTGGGGCTACGACATATATCATCCTGTAAGACAAAAAGGTGAGAACATGGGCCCCAAGCCTTTAGGATGGATGATTGTGGATTCGTTGGATACCTTGATTTTGATGGATGCCGAAGACGAAGTTGCTAGAGCCAAGAAGTGGatcaaagaagacttggacTACAGGTTCGACTATAATGTCAACACGTTTGAAACTACCATCAGAATGTTGGGAGGTCTTCTTTCAGCATTCCATTTCACCAATGACGACTCCCTCTTGGATAAGGCTGTTGACTTGGCCAATGCATTAGATGGTGCCTTTGCTAGTAAGACGGGCATACCCTTCAGCTCTGTAAACTTAGAGTCTGGCGAAGGCATTCCTAACCATGTAGACAACGGTGCTTCGTCAACTGCTGAAGTGGCTACTTTGCAATTGGAGTTCAAATATTTGGCCAAGTTGACTGGTGAAGTGTTGTACTGGAATCGTGTAGAGAAAGTAATGCAGGTATTAGAGGCTAACCAACCAGCTGATGGACTTGTACCTATCTACGTCAATCCACAAACTGGTAATTACCAGGGTAAGTTGATCAGATTGGGTTCGCGTGGTGACTCTTACTATGAgtacttgttgaagcaATACTTACAGACCAACTTACAAGAGCCCATCTATGAGGGCATGTACCGTGAGTCTGTCAGAGGTGTGAGAAAGCATTTGGTCAGAAGATCGAAGCCCAGTGATTTGGCTTTTATCGGTGAATTGGAGAACGGTATCGGCAAGCACCTCTCACCCAAGATGGACCATCTTGTGTGTTTCTACGGTGGCTTACTTGCTCTTGGTGCTACCAATGGTTTGACCTACAGCGAGGCTAAGAAGTTGCCGGACTGGACAGAtgagaaggaagaagagttcCAGTTGGGTGCCGACTTGACTTATACTTGTTACAGGATGTATGCCGACACGCAGACAGGTTTGTCGCCAGAAATCGCTGTGTTcaatgaagacaagacACAAAACTCTGATTTCCACATCAAGCCTGCCGACAGGCACAACTTGCAAAGACCGGAAACTGTTGAGTCGTTATTTGTTTTGTACAGATTGACTGGTGACGAAAAGTACCGTCAATACGGGTATGAGATTTTCAATAGTTTCATGAAGCACACCAAGatagaaaatgaaaacgGGGACATTTCATTTACGTCATTGAAGGACGTCACTAGTATCCCCTCACCTACCAAAGACAACACGGAGTCCTTCTGGTGGGCCGAGACCTTGAAATACTTGTATTTGTTGTTCGACGACACCAACAAGGTACCGTTAGACAAGTATGTGTTCAACACAGAAGCACATCCATTCCCTCGCTTTGACTTAAACAGCAACCTCAAGACCGGCTGGATCAGAAAGATCGACGGGTCCAAGGAGCCTGAGCTTCAACAACCCATGGTAAAAATAGACAAAAACAAACTTCCAGAAGCACAACCGGTAGATAAGCCTGCAGCCGAAGAAGCTAAAGAAATCCTCAAGAAAAACCCCGAAGCTGCAAAAGAGGAGAACGTCGAggccaacaagaagaaactcgacgaattgatcaaggatGACATCGGTGCCGCGGCTGTCAGAGAATGA
- the WAR1 gene encoding WAR1; transcription factor activity (heme binding fungal transcrption factor~go_component nucleus~go_function transcription factor activity; zinc ion binding~go_process regulation of transcription, DNA-dependent), whose product MSQANNSDDASTGTKKSKSARRSVACKSCHSLKVKCTPADPTNPSGSCIRCLNANRKCEIDLNQTRKRRKKADILLANLRDRSEAPTVESSVAPSTPIIASVSEAPSPAPTTSEEVIENLKRQVKSLEAQLQQQQAFNQHAMHHSRNINTSNDTISDVDSPPFISKSDLEREILFLCDSSVTKLTDLTNDLKTVADRRTSLFRDSRPVDVVSTGLLSLEEATERLETYRKVLFVQHPLIEIPNEISIQELREKSPFLFNAVMSVTSVVYNKQLDIDKALNIDNAAVQSIAVEVMVSGTKSDELVKSLILLCVWYNSPELFRQRRYHLLNTLGVTMLHDLGIVARPSYSFKGEDRAVTQDDNKKQNSEYQSLVLIVYFTTVSICLILKRTIYVKWTPFVEECCSTLERSPNRTWRELALFSRLSHLLDKIHHIIHSPEISESRRSTPHYIIHEMQKALSIVRHKIRDDDHAFLAYYFSVEAYLHEPCLTNVFTNDENGDNMKLTESSAKSISNCTNSCLNALDEFNKLSLEEVAGIPLFYSSRIIYTAGMLLRLRYLILSLPSHIEKDLVPYHAIFAIQRANKILDQASIAHSANHFLKKTRLVLQLFIQTYATQVQELLRKNGETPQNLKPTPKKELHEMDRLSNIFRAHHQAGQKSIINDDANQYDSNVPLDILSYAASYRRDSKDSNMRGRSSPALPLTSSASVGAISIPPLRASETLQPSNLSHLHRSSSLGIINNSSLPIPSNGHALPPMFGTNGNPNAGQLPSQFRQPSIGSNKQAYNNLANPDQLENSYMALNDEFWSDLLSTESDRINFSNNNYNSAQVNDELFFMN is encoded by the exons ATGTCACAAGCCAACAACAGCGATGATGCCTCTACTGGCACCAAGAAATCCAAGTCGGCTCGCAGATCGGTGGCTTGCAAGAGCTGTCACTCCCTTAAAGTCAAGTGTACCCCAGCCGACCCTACCAACCCCAGTGGGAGCTGTATTCGGTGTCTAAATGCCAATCGTAAATGCGAGATTGATCTTAACCAAACCAGAAAAAGGCGGAAAAAGGCCGATATCCTTTTGGCTAACCTCCGCGATCGCAGTGAAGCACCCACAGTTGAGTCCAGCGTTGCTCCCAGTACTCCCATCATTGCTTCGGTACTGGAAGCCCCCTCGCCAGCCCCTACGACCTCAGAAGAAGTTATTGAAAATCTTAAAAGACAGGTTAAATCCCTCGAAGCccagcttcaacaacagcaagcCTTCAACCAGCATGCAATGCACCACAGCAGAAACATAAACACAAGTAATGATACTATATCGGATGTAGATTCACCGCCGTTCATCTCGAAATCTGACTTGGAAAGGGAGATCTTATTTCTCTGCGATAGCAGTGTGACCAAGCTTACCGATTTAACCAATGACTTGAAAACTGTAGCTGACCGTAGAACTCTGCTATTCCGTGACTCCCGACCTGTGGATGTGGTCTCCACTGGCTTGTTGTCCCTTGAGGAAGCAACTGAAAGACTCGAGACTTACAGAAAAGTATTGTTCGTGCAGCACCCACTCATCGAGATTCCTAACGAGATTTCGATACAAGAGTTAAGAGAAAAACTGcccttcttgttcaacgCCGTCATGTCTGTCACCTCCGTAGTATATAATAAACAATTGGACATTGACAAGGCGTTGAACATTGACAATGCTGCTGTGCAATCCATAGCAGTAGAAGTCATGGTCTCTGGTACCAAGTCTGATGAGTTGGTCAAGAGTTTGATCTTGCTCTGTGTCTGGTACAACAGTCCTGAACTCTTTAGACAGCGTCGTTACCATCTTCTCAACACTCTTGGGGTCACCATGCTCCATGATTTGGGAATTGTTGCTAGACCCTCCTACAGCTTCAAAGGAGAAGATCGCGCGGTGACTCAGGATGACAATAAAAAACAGAATTCCGAGTACCAGAGCTTGGTGTTGATTGTATATTTCACCACCGTCAGTATCTGTTTAATACTTAAAAGAACCATCTACGTCAAGTGGACTCCTTTTGTCGAAGAATGTTGTTCGACACTTGAGAGGTCTCCAAATAGAACATGGAGAGAACTTGCTCTTTTCTCCAGGTTGAGCCACCTCTTGGATAAAATACACCACATCATACACTCGCCCGAGATCTCAGAATCAAGACGTTCAACACCACATTACATCATCCACGAGATGCAGAAGGCGCTCTCCATTGTCAGGCACAAGATCAGAGACGATGATCATGCCTTCTTGGCTTACTACTTTTCGGTAGAGGCTTACTTGCATGAACCATGTCTTACTAATGTGTTCACcaatgatgaaaatggCGACAACATGAAACTTACAGAGTCTTCAGCCAAGTCCATTTCAAATTGTACCAATTCTTGTCTCAATGCATTGGatgaattcaacaaattgtcCTTGGAGGAGGTGGCTGGTATTCCTTTGTTTTATAGTTCTCGAATCATTTATACTGCTGGTATGTTATTGAGATTAAGATACTTGATATTATCGTTGCCATCTCATATTGAAAAGGATTTAGTTCCATATCATGCTATTTTTGCCATTCAGAGAGCAAATAAGATTCTTGATCAGGCTAGTATAGCACATTCGGCCAACcacttcttgaagaagacgcGTTTGgtgttgcaattgttcaTACAAACGTATGCAACCCAAGTTCAGGAATTGTTGCGCAAGAATGGTGAAACTCCACAGAACTTGAAGCCAActccaaagaaagaacttcaTGAAATGGATAGACTTTCCAATATATTCAGAGCACACCATCAAGCTGGACAGAAGTCTATCATTAATGACGATGCTAACCAATATGATTCAAATGTCCCATTAGACATCTTGTCGTATGCTGCCTCTTACAGAAGAGATTCTAAGGACTCTAACATGAGAGGAAGAAGCTCGCC TGCTCTTCCTTTGACTAGTAGTGCGTCGGTAGGAGCTATTTCCATTCCTCCTCTTAGAGCATCTGAAACTCTTCAACCTTCTAATCTATCTCATTTACACCGTTCTTCCTCACTTGGAATAATCAACAACTCCTCACTTCCTATTCCCAGCAATGGCCATGCCTTACCACCGATGTTTGGCACTAATGGGAACCCCAATGCTG GTCAGTTGCCTTCTCAATTTAGACAACCATCCATTGGCCTGAACAAACAAGCttacaacaacttggccaatccagatcaacttgaaaacTCGTACATGGCTTTGAACGATGAGTTCTGGTCTGATTTGCTTAGCACTGAGTCCGACaggatcaacttctccaacaacaactacaattCAGCACAGGTCAACGACGAGTTGTTTTTCATGAACTAA
- a CDS encoding putative steroid binding protein 2 — translation MAGPKRTNSGARDAFTLIDIVRVVGGLLFLNAFFSWWFTSTSTWGYNGKWINTQYLKHRLTNNYVNLTIDELALYNGSDMSLPIYIGVNGYVYDVTASRGIYGPKGSYSKLSGKDASRLYVTGCFMNPEEYTYDLRGLKEEEAKQELSEWQQFFEEHPKYWLAGYVQRPDPVGEPPAPCEHIKFPGRRTKNAGN, via the coding sequence ATGGCCGGACCTAAACGAACTAATTCAGGTGCACGCGATGCGTTTACTCTTATAGATATAGTTCGCGTGGTAGGTGGTCTACTTTTTCTCAATGCGTTTTTCTCGTGGTGGTTTACCTCGACTTCGACATGGGGCTATAATGGAAAATGGATAAATACGCAATACTTGAAACATAGGTTGACAAATAACTATGTTAATCTCACTATAGATGAATTGGCATTGTACAATGGAAGTGATATGCTGTTGCCTATCTATATCGGTGTGAATGGATACGTGTATGATGTTACAGCTTCTCGTGGAATATATGGTCCCAAAGGCTCGTATTCGAAATTGAGCGGAAAGGACGCATCAAGATTGTATGTGACAGGATGTTTTATGAATCCTGAAGAGTACACCTATGATTTGCGTGGATTAAAAGAGGAAGAAGCAAAACAGGAACTCAGCGAATGGCAACAATTCTTCGAGGAACATCCCAAGTATTGGCTAGCAGGCTACGTTCAACGACCAGACCCTGTAGGAGAACCACCAGCTCCGTGTGAGCATATCAAGTTTCCAGGTCGCCGTACAAAGAATGCTGGCAATTAA
- a CDS encoding cystathionine gamma-synthase (go_process amino acid metabolism) codes for MPSQEIGMPIPNIPHAVSVTLPTWEATVGYEEGEDWVVSKMNSGYPRFFIHSVIQSLSKKIETKYGRDGERCMIFPSYKVAKRCRQFIKEKSEKSLVVRVLQLSTPAPANEEERSTVIEATIGVVFFPADVFPLAKNYWQHSGEGISSRMGEYISRALFESESRSISPSPRPSIRAANSNLKQELQVQSIQRKSPSISASIRSPSFTVSEEEIKEHDTFIEQKFGRVLDLKFAKEAKIALRRRICGKVDKSHNQKEEMEKARRGKNLSETDVYLFPSGMASIFYAHHVLLNVSKKPKKSVCFGFPYVDTLNILKKFGPGVHFLGLGDDKSLDTLESELESGELDIMALFCECPSNPLLKTPNLKRIRKLADKFNFAVVVDETVGNFLNIHVLPFADMVCSSLTKVFSGDSNVMAGSLVLNPASPMYHALKEYFNREYEDLFWAQDALWLERNSRDFAERSAKIDRTSWLTVQLLQKSPLISKVYYPKISESKQYYDEIKTATGGYGGLISFLFKEPHQAVAFFNAVNLHKGPSLGTNFTLACPYAILAHYQELDEIAKWDVDRNLIRISIGLEDPDELLDVLQKSLDIAAAEPKTD; via the coding sequence ATGCCTTCACAAGAGATCGGGATGCCCATCCCAAATATTCCCCATGCTGTCTCAGTTACGTTACCTACGTGGGAGGCAACTGTGGGATATGAAGAGGGAGAAGACTGGGTTGTAAGCAAGATGAACTCGGGATATCCAAGATTTTTCATCCATAGTGTGATCCAATCTTTGTCGAAGAAAATCGAGACTAAGTACGGAAGAGACGGTGAAAGGTGTATGATCTTTCCATCTTATAAAGTAGCAAAAAGATGTAGACAGTTCATCAAAGAGAAGTCCGAGAAGTCCTTGGTAGTTAGAGTGTTACAATTAAGTACACCCGCACCAGCgaacgaagaagaaaggtcAACTGTGATAGAAGCTACTATTGGGGTTGTTTTCTTCCCTGCTGACGTTTTTCCATTAGCCAAAAACTACTGGCAACATTCTGGTGAAGGTATCAGTTCCAGAATGGGAGAGTATATTTCCCGTGCCTTGTTTGAAAGCGAAAGCAGATCTATTAGCCCTAGCCCAAGACCGTCAATTAGGGCTGCAAATAGCAACTTGAAACAGGAGCTTCAAGTCCAGCTGATCCAAAGGAAGTCACCTTCGATTTCTGCTAGCATCCGTAGCCCTAGTTTTACTGTaagcgaagaagaaatcaaagaacaCGACACTTTTATCGAACAAAAGTTTGGAAGAGTTTTGGACTTGAAATTTgcaaaagaagcaaaaatAGcattgagaagaagaatctgcGGTAAAGTTGACAAATCACACAAccaaaaggaagaaatggagAAGGCTAGAAGAGGTAAGAATCTAAGTGAAACTGACGTCTACTTGTTCCCGTCTGGTATGGCTTCCATTTTCTACGCCCACCATGTTTTGCTTAATGTTTCAAAAAAACCAAAGAAATCTGTGTGCTTTGGTTTCCCTTATGTCGATACTCTCAACATTCTTAAGAAATTTGGTCCTGGTGTCCATTTCTTGGGACTTGGCGATGACAAATCTTTGGATACACTTGAATCAGAATTAGAATCAGGAGAATTAGATATCATGGCTTTATTCTGCGAATGTCCTTCAAATCCATTATTGAAAACTCCTAATTTGAAGAGAATTAGAAAATTGGCtgacaagttcaattttgCCGTTGTGGTCGATGAAACAGTTGgtaacttcttgaacatcCACGTCTTGCCATTTGCAGATATGGTATGTTCTTCGTTGACCAAGGTCTTTTCAGGAGATTCCAACGTCATGGCTGGGTCTCTCGTGTTGAATCCAGCATCGCCAATGTATCATGCCTTAAAGGAATATTTTAATAGAGAGTACGAAGATTTGTTCTGGGCCCAGGATGCCTTATGGTTGGAAAGAAACTCTCGTGATTTTGCTGAAAGATCCGCCAAGATCGATAGAACTTCATGGTTAACTGTGCAATTATTACAGAAGAGTCCGCTTATATCAAAGGTCTACTATCCAAAGATTAGTGAATCCAAACAATATTACGACGAAATCAAAACTGCCACTGGTGGTTATGGTGGTTTGATATCTTTCCTCTTCAAAGAACCCCATCAGGCTGTGGCTTTTTTCAACGCGGTTAACTTACACAAGGGTCCATCTTTGGGAACCAATTTCACGTTAGCCTGTCCTTACGCTATCTTGGCCCATTACCAAGAGCTTGACGAAATTGCCAAGTGGGATGTGGATAGAAACTTGATCAGAATCAGTATTGGTTTGGAGGATCCGgacgagttgttggatgTCTTGCAAAAGAGTTTGGACATCGCAGCCGCCGAGCCTAAAACTGACTGA